A window of the Synechococcus sp. LTW-R genome harbors these coding sequences:
- the recR gene encoding recombination mediator RecR has translation MIDQFERLPGIGPRTAQRLALHLLNQPSEQIQAFADALLAARSQVGQCQRCFHLSADPLCEICRNETRSTGVICVVADSRDLLALERTREFKGSYHVLGGLISPMDGIGPELLHIQPLVERVDRDGINEVILALTPSVEGDTTSLYLARLLKPFTQVSRIAYGLPVGSELEYADEVTLARALEGRRRME, from the coding sequence CTGATCGATCAGTTCGAGCGGCTCCCCGGCATCGGGCCTCGCACGGCCCAGCGGCTGGCGCTGCACCTGTTGAACCAGCCCAGCGAGCAGATCCAAGCCTTCGCAGACGCCCTGCTCGCGGCCCGCAGCCAGGTGGGCCAATGCCAACGCTGCTTCCACCTCTCCGCGGATCCCCTCTGCGAGATCTGCCGCAATGAAACACGCAGCACCGGCGTGATCTGTGTGGTCGCTGATTCCCGTGATCTGCTGGCCCTAGAGCGCACCCGCGAATTCAAGGGGAGCTATCACGTCCTTGGCGGGCTGATCTCACCGATGGATGGGATCGGTCCGGAGCTCCTGCACATCCAGCCGCTCGTGGAACGGGTGGATCGGGATGGCATCAACGAGGTCATCCTGGCCCTCACCCCCAGCGTCGAGGGGGACACCACCAGCCTTTACCTCGCCCGCCTACTGAAACCCTTCACCCAGGTCAGCCGCATCGCCTACGGGCTGCCGGTGGGTAGCGAACTGGAGTACGCCGATGAGGTGACCCTGGCGCGGGCCCTCGAGGGCCGGCGGCGGATGGAGTGA
- the bioB gene encoding biotin synthase BioB has protein sequence MDLLWQAQEVHRQANPGYRVQLASLLSVKTGGCEEDCAYCPQSMHNSSDVAGQPELEVEPVLARARAAKEAGAHRFCMGWAWRDIRDGAPFEAMLSMVRGVRELGMEACVTAGMLTDSQAARLAEAGLTSYNHNLDTSPEHYDRIITTRTYEERLETLARVRKAGISMCCGGIIGMGESLTDRASLLQVLASMNPHPESVPINALVAVEGTPLEEQPAVDPLDLVRMVAVARILMPHSRVRLSAGRETMSREGQVLCLLAGADSIFYGETLLTTGNPDVEADQQLMALAGVTPWQEQVLA, from the coding sequence ATGGATCTGCTCTGGCAGGCCCAGGAGGTGCACCGCCAGGCCAATCCCGGGTATCGGGTTCAGTTGGCCTCCCTGTTGAGTGTCAAAACCGGCGGCTGCGAGGAGGACTGCGCCTATTGCCCGCAGTCGATGCACAACAGCAGCGATGTGGCCGGACAGCCCGAGCTCGAGGTGGAGCCTGTCTTGGCCCGGGCACGAGCCGCCAAGGAGGCCGGCGCCCATCGTTTCTGCATGGGTTGGGCCTGGCGCGACATCCGTGATGGCGCCCCCTTTGAGGCGATGTTGTCGATGGTGCGCGGCGTCCGTGAGCTGGGCATGGAGGCCTGTGTCACCGCCGGGATGCTGACTGACAGTCAGGCCGCCCGTTTGGCCGAGGCGGGGTTGACCTCTTACAACCACAACCTCGACACGAGCCCGGAGCACTACGACCGGATCATCACGACGCGTACCTATGAGGAGCGCCTCGAGACCCTGGCCCGGGTGCGCAAGGCCGGGATCTCGATGTGCTGCGGCGGGATCATCGGCATGGGCGAGAGCCTGACCGACCGGGCTTCGCTGCTGCAGGTGCTCGCCTCGATGAACCCCCATCCCGAGAGCGTTCCGATCAACGCCCTAGTGGCTGTGGAAGGCACCCCGCTGGAGGAGCAACCCGCCGTTGATCCCCTTGATCTGGTGCGCATGGTGGCCGTCGCTCGGATCCTGATGCCCCACAGCCGCGTTCGCCTGAGTGCGGGCCGGGAAACCATGAGCCGCGAGGGTCAGGTGCTCTGCCTGTTGGCGGGTGCGGATTCGATCTTCTATGGCGAGACCCTGCTGACCACCGGAAACCCCGATGTGGAGGCCGATCAACAGCTGATGGCCCTGGCGGGCGTTACCCCCTGGCAGGAGCAGGTGCTGGCGTGA
- a CDS encoding DUF1622 domain-containing protein: MNLHGTELLLNHSAQALRQLLEFLSLISVAIGLVAVLSGARKLRLREIPPHLVQRGPVTMARVTFGSWVALALEFQLGADVVLTTISREPNALIQLGAVALIRTFLNFFLALELRQEDRHPGS; this comes from the coding sequence ATGAATCTCCATGGGACGGAGCTACTGCTCAACCATTCCGCCCAAGCGCTTCGGCAGCTGCTGGAGTTCCTCTCGCTGATCTCCGTGGCGATCGGCTTGGTGGCTGTGCTGAGCGGCGCCCGCAAGTTGCGGCTGCGGGAGATCCCGCCCCATCTGGTGCAACGGGGGCCGGTGACGATGGCCCGGGTCACCTTCGGCTCCTGGGTTGCCCTGGCGCTGGAGTTTCAGTTGGGAGCCGATGTGGTCTTGACGACCATCAGCCGCGAGCCCAATGCCCTGATCCAGTTGGGTGCGGTGGCCTTGATTCGGACCTTCCTGAACTTCTTCTTGGCCCTGGAATTACGCCAAGAGGATCGGCATCCCGGCAGCTAG
- a CDS encoding DUF429 domain-containing protein, translating to MIVAGIDVGGARKGFHAVLLEGRRVVDQRNTSDAEALAHWCLRAERIAIDAPCGWALAGQRSRLCERQLLAAGVHCFATPTRDAALASRSNFYGWMLRGEALYAALQGHGVPIAREVQALQARCCFESFPHGITIALSPQLEVKAALKLEQRSALLERFGVSRSGLSSIDWIDAAVCALFAELLAEGSPVDVYGEPGGGLLVLPVCARHTAGSG from the coding sequence GTGATCGTCGCTGGCATCGATGTGGGTGGCGCCCGCAAGGGTTTCCACGCGGTGTTGCTGGAGGGCCGCCGCGTGGTGGATCAGCGCAACACCTCCGATGCGGAGGCGTTGGCGCATTGGTGTCTCCGGGCGGAGCGGATCGCGATCGATGCCCCCTGCGGCTGGGCCCTGGCGGGGCAGCGCTCGCGCCTCTGTGAGCGTCAGCTTTTGGCCGCCGGCGTTCATTGCTTCGCGACGCCCACCCGGGATGCGGCGCTGGCCAGCCGCAGCAATTTCTACGGCTGGATGCTCCGCGGTGAAGCGCTCTATGCGGCGCTGCAAGGGCACGGGGTGCCAATCGCCCGTGAGGTGCAAGCCCTGCAGGCTCGCTGCTGCTTTGAGAGCTTTCCCCACGGCATCACCATCGCCCTCTCCCCGCAGCTGGAGGTGAAGGCCGCCCTGAAGCTCGAGCAGCGCTCAGCACTGCTGGAGCGCTTTGGTGTTTCGCGGAGTGGCTTGAGCAGCATTGACTGGATTGATGCGGCCGTCTGCGCGCTCTTCGCAGAGCTGTTGGCCGAGGGATCCCCAGTCGACGTCTACGGCGAGCCGGGTGGCGGGCTGTTGGTGTTGCCCGTTTGCGCGCGCCACACTGCGGGCAGTGGCTGA
- the lipA gene encoding lipoyl synthase: protein MSRYSQVPPKERLPEWIRTPIGNATELESVQAVVKQQRLHTICEEGRCPNRGECYASGTATFLLGGSICTRSCAFCQVDKGLAPEPLDDQEAERVAEAVTTLGLRYVVLTSVARDDQSDHGAYLFTRAMAAIRARNPLIAIEVLTPDFWGGYRDEAEGIAAQRQRLQTVLAAQPVCFNHNLETVERLQGEVRRGATYRPSLGLLAAARELAPGIPTKSGLMLGLGETANEVVAAMRDLRAVDCQRLTIGQYLRPSLAHIPVERYWTPEEFDELGQIARDLGFRDVRSGPLVRSSYHAANPS, encoded by the coding sequence ATGAGCCGCTACAGCCAGGTCCCTCCAAAAGAACGGCTACCGGAATGGATCCGCACGCCGATCGGCAATGCCACCGAACTGGAGTCGGTGCAGGCCGTGGTGAAGCAGCAGCGGCTGCATACCATCTGCGAGGAGGGGCGCTGCCCAAACCGCGGTGAGTGCTACGCCTCCGGAACGGCCACGTTTTTGCTGGGGGGATCGATCTGCACCCGCAGCTGCGCCTTCTGCCAGGTGGACAAGGGACTTGCCCCCGAGCCCCTTGATGACCAGGAAGCCGAGCGCGTCGCCGAGGCCGTCACCACCCTGGGGTTGCGCTATGTCGTGCTCACCTCGGTCGCCCGGGACGATCAAAGCGACCACGGGGCCTACCTCTTCACCCGGGCCATGGCCGCCATCCGGGCAAGGAATCCACTGATCGCGATCGAGGTACTCACCCCAGACTTCTGGGGGGGCTACCGCGACGAAGCCGAGGGGATCGCCGCCCAACGGCAACGGCTGCAAACGGTGCTCGCAGCCCAGCCGGTCTGCTTCAACCACAACCTCGAAACCGTGGAGCGCCTGCAGGGCGAGGTCCGCCGCGGGGCCACCTACCGCCCCTCTCTCGGACTGCTGGCCGCCGCCCGCGAGCTGGCGCCGGGGATTCCCACCAAGAGCGGTCTGATGCTCGGCCTGGGTGAAACCGCCAACGAGGTGGTCGCGGCGATGCGCGATCTACGGGCCGTGGACTGCCAGAGGCTCACGATCGGCCAGTACCTGAGGCCCTCCTTGGCCCACATCCCTGTGGAGCGCTACTGGACTCCCGAGGAGTTCGACGAGCTCGGACAGATCGCAAGAGACCTTGGCTTCAGGGATGTCCGCTCCGGCCCCCTGGTGCGCAGCAGTTATCACGCGGCAAACCCCAGCTAG
- the psbP gene encoding photosystem II reaction center PsbP, with product MAVLTRWISRGVRSLLALGLVLVLVSCSAAAAGLNSFQSPDGRYAFLYPTGWTRVQVTEGPQVVFHDLINADETLSLVVSDVNETNDLQNLGSAVAVGEKLRRVVIAPEGSGREAELVEAREREDGGRTFYDLEYAVHLPDRDRHELATVVVDRGRLYTFAASTNELRWPKVQGLFHQVITSFTLRI from the coding sequence ATGGCCGTGCTGACCCGCTGGATCTCCCGAGGAGTGCGTTCTCTCCTGGCCCTCGGTCTGGTCCTGGTGTTGGTGAGCTGCAGTGCGGCCGCGGCAGGCCTGAACTCCTTCCAGAGCCCCGACGGGCGCTACGCCTTCCTCTACCCCACCGGCTGGACCCGGGTGCAGGTCACCGAAGGGCCCCAGGTGGTCTTCCACGACCTGATCAACGCCGATGAGACCTTGAGCCTGGTGGTCTCCGATGTGAACGAGACCAACGACCTCCAGAACCTCGGCAGTGCCGTGGCCGTCGGTGAGAAGCTGCGCCGCGTCGTCATTGCCCCAGAAGGCAGCGGCCGTGAGGCGGAACTGGTGGAGGCTCGCGAGCGGGAAGACGGCGGTCGCACCTTCTATGACCTGGAGTACGCCGTCCATCTGCCCGATCGCGATCGCCATGAGCTGGCGACCGTTGTTGTGGACCGCGGCCGGCTCTACACCTTCGCCGCCAGCACCAACGAACTGCGCTGGCCCAAGGTTCAAGGCCTCTTCCATCAGGTGATCACCTCCTTCACCCTGCGCATCTGA
- a CDS encoding NAD-dependent epimerase, translating into MTVLVTGAAGFIGAAVALRLLESGERVIGLDNLNAYYDPALKRARLARLEAAGGNWSFHQLDLENGAAIADLFEAQKPKAVVHLAAQAGVRYSIENPAAYIQSNLDGFGNVLEGCRHQGVQHLVYASSSSVYGGNRQMPFSEQHPVNHPVSLYAATKKANELMAHTYSHLYGLPATGLRFFTVYGPWGRPDMAPILFAKAILNGQPIKVFNQGQMQRDFTYIDDIVEGVIRCLKKPATADPGFDPLDPNPATAAVPHRLFNIGNSQPTPLLHFIELLEQALGVEAIKSFQPMQPGDVIATAADTSALEAWVSFQPNTPLDQGLEHFAAWVKAHPELLGLA; encoded by the coding sequence ATGACGGTGCTGGTCACCGGGGCAGCTGGATTCATCGGGGCGGCTGTGGCCCTGCGCCTGCTTGAGAGCGGTGAGCGGGTGATCGGTCTCGATAACCTCAATGCCTATTACGACCCGGCTCTGAAGCGAGCACGCCTCGCGCGACTAGAGGCTGCCGGTGGCAACTGGTCGTTCCATCAACTGGATCTGGAAAACGGCGCAGCGATCGCTGATTTATTTGAAGCCCAGAAACCAAAGGCCGTCGTTCATTTGGCCGCCCAGGCTGGGGTGCGCTATTCCATCGAAAACCCGGCGGCCTATATCCAGAGCAACCTGGATGGCTTCGGGAATGTTCTCGAGGGATGCCGGCACCAGGGCGTCCAACACCTGGTTTATGCCTCCAGCAGCTCGGTGTATGGCGGCAACCGGCAGATGCCTTTTTCTGAGCAACACCCGGTCAACCACCCGGTGAGCCTTTACGCAGCAACCAAAAAGGCCAATGAGCTGATGGCCCATACCTACAGCCATCTCTATGGCCTGCCGGCCACGGGCTTGCGCTTTTTCACGGTTTACGGCCCCTGGGGCCGGCCGGACATGGCTCCAATCCTGTTCGCCAAGGCAATTCTCAATGGGCAGCCCATCAAGGTGTTCAACCAGGGCCAGATGCAGCGGGACTTCACCTACATCGATGACATTGTCGAAGGTGTGATCCGATGCCTGAAGAAACCCGCCACGGCTGATCCAGGCTTCGATCCGCTCGATCCCAATCCCGCCACCGCCGCAGTGCCCCATCGGCTGTTCAACATCGGCAACTCCCAGCCCACGCCGCTGCTGCACTTCATCGAGCTACTGGAGCAGGCTTTGGGTGTTGAAGCGATCAAGAGCTTTCAACCGATGCAACCGGGTGACGTGATCGCCACTGCCGCTGACACCTCAGCCCTTGAGGCCTGGGTCAGCTTCCAACCCAACACGCCGTTGGATCAAGGCTTGGAGCACTTTGCGGCTTGGGTCAAAGCGCATCCGGAGTTGCTTGGCCTTGCTTAA
- a CDS encoding FAD-binding protein: MLIVGGGLAGGMLALALRERGVEVSLIADQAPSATQWSYGVIPGLPLGTSALALQAAKASTLWTELQARYGELGWGKARLALHGGKPWAPLVPLPAAQVDTARFHARLPEVLRQAGVRLLATEALRVQWDQGQWLVPCRDGSVQRSGQLVLAAGAACRSLWPAWPEVLRGNWAGVLELPHCPAARLQLPSQFQRPAVERRSGELNQPCSVVDAGLVPRGAGALLGQISCFAPGLAFSAPPPGMDQALRKAIAASPLPKGLAEAEGVWHQVPVAFSTTGIPWAGPLPEAPGLFGFSGFSGGFAQIPLLAPLLADVLATGSATARRQLEQLQVWPPSFS, translated from the coding sequence GTGTTGATCGTTGGCGGCGGGCTAGCCGGCGGTATGCTGGCCCTGGCCCTGCGGGAACGCGGGGTCGAGGTCTCTTTGATCGCCGATCAAGCGCCATCCGCCACGCAATGGAGCTATGGGGTGATCCCGGGCTTGCCCCTGGGCACCTCAGCACTGGCGCTTCAAGCCGCGAAGGCCTCCACCCTCTGGACTGAGCTGCAGGCGCGTTACGGCGAGCTGGGTTGGGGCAAGGCACGCCTTGCGCTCCATGGCGGTAAACCCTGGGCGCCTTTGGTTCCCCTGCCTGCCGCGCAGGTCGACACCGCCCGCTTTCACGCCCGCCTGCCGGAGGTGTTGCGTCAGGCCGGCGTGCGTCTACTGGCGACAGAGGCGCTGCGGGTTCAGTGGGATCAAGGGCAGTGGCTGGTGCCCTGCCGCGATGGCAGCGTCCAGCGCAGCGGGCAACTCGTGCTGGCGGCCGGGGCGGCCTGCCGCAGCCTCTGGCCCGCCTGGCCGGAGGTCCTGCGCGGCAACTGGGCAGGGGTTCTCGAGCTGCCCCACTGCCCGGCAGCGCGCCTGCAGCTTCCGTCCCAGTTCCAGCGCCCGGCGGTTGAACGGCGGAGTGGGGAGCTCAACCAACCCTGCTCGGTCGTCGATGCCGGTTTGGTGCCCCGCGGCGCTGGGGCGCTGCTAGGTCAGATCAGCTGCTTTGCCCCCGGGTTGGCCTTCTCCGCCCCCCCGCCGGGGATGGATCAGGCGTTGCGGAAGGCCATCGCCGCTTCCCCCCTGCCGAAGGGCCTGGCCGAGGCCGAGGGGGTTTGGCATCAGGTGCCCGTGGCCTTCTCCACAACCGGGATACCCTGGGCCGGCCCTCTGCCGGAGGCCCCGGGTCTGTTTGGCTTCAGTGGCTTCAGCGGGGGCTTTGCCCAGATCCCCCTGCTGGCACCGCTGTTGGCGGATGTCTTGGCGACGGGCAGCGCTACGGCGCGGCGGCAGCTGGAGCAGTTGCAGGTGTGGCCGCCCTCCTTTTCATGA
- a CDS encoding DUF952 domain-containing protein: MGPVLYSFRRCPYAMRARLALAAAGQVVELREVALKAKAPELLEASAKGTVPVLVQTDGAVLEESLEIMRWALEQADPLGWLQADQAATAALIAQNDGPFKRHLDRFKYPDRYGEVEPMEHRAAALVILREWEQRLAVGGWLLGAQATLADWSLLPFVRQFRLADPDGFASEPALDGIKDWLTRFERSELLARVMDSPWAERRCWRSPRWLYHLALAADWQQARQLGEYRISTRGQSLEQVGFIHASYADQLEGTHQRFYADVSDLRLLVIDPTRLAAHGIAVRPEAAPGSGELFPHLYGPLPLDAVCLVERW; the protein is encoded by the coding sequence ATGGGGCCCGTTCTCTACAGCTTCCGCCGCTGTCCCTATGCGATGCGGGCGCGCCTGGCTCTGGCGGCGGCGGGGCAGGTCGTGGAGTTGCGGGAGGTGGCCTTAAAAGCCAAGGCGCCCGAGCTCCTGGAGGCTTCCGCGAAGGGCACCGTGCCGGTGCTCGTGCAAACCGATGGGGCGGTGCTCGAGGAGAGCCTCGAGATCATGCGCTGGGCGCTCGAGCAGGCCGATCCGCTGGGCTGGTTGCAGGCCGATCAGGCTGCAACCGCAGCTCTGATCGCGCAGAACGACGGGCCCTTCAAGCGGCACCTCGATCGCTTCAAGTACCCCGACCGCTACGGCGAGGTGGAGCCCATGGAGCATCGAGCGGCGGCGCTGGTGATCCTGCGGGAGTGGGAGCAGCGGCTCGCCGTTGGGGGTTGGTTGCTCGGTGCCCAGGCCACCCTGGCGGATTGGTCCCTGCTGCCCTTTGTGCGCCAGTTCCGCCTGGCGGACCCGGATGGCTTCGCGTCGGAGCCCGCTCTTGATGGCATCAAAGACTGGTTGACGCGGTTTGAGCGCTCCGAGCTGTTGGCGCGAGTGATGGACTCCCCTTGGGCGGAGCGCCGCTGCTGGCGTTCACCGCGTTGGCTGTATCACCTGGCCCTGGCCGCCGATTGGCAGCAGGCGCGTCAGCTCGGGGAGTACCGAATCTCCACCCGCGGCCAGAGCCTGGAGCAAGTGGGTTTCATCCATGCCAGCTACGCGGATCAATTGGAGGGGACTCACCAGCGCTTCTACGCCGATGTCAGCGATCTGCGCTTGCTGGTGATCGATCCGACCCGCTTGGCGGCCCATGGCATCGCGGTGCGACCGGAGGCCGCACCCGGCAGCGGTGAGCTTTTCCCCCATCTGTATGGGCCCTTGCCCTTGGATGCGGTCTGTTTGGTGGAGCGCTGGTAG
- a CDS encoding nucleotide sugar dehydrogenase, with protein sequence MIRTICCIGAGYVGGPTMAVIADRCPEIQVTVVDLNQARIDAWNNPDLSKLPVYEPGLDAVVGRCRGRNLHFTTAVDAAIAAADMVFLSVNTPTKTKGVGAGQASDLRWIEASARQVAACAQGHTIVVEKSTLPVRTAETVKAILNAAQGEVAGAGTPKTFSVLSNPEFLAEGTAIPDLEAPDRVLIGGEDPASIDALASVYGHWVPQERILRTNLWSSELSKLTANAFLAQRISSINSIAALCEATGADVNEVAHAIGADSRIGAKFLKAGPGFGGSCFQKDILNLVYLCGHYGLHDVAAYWQSVVELNSWQQHRIAQLVVQKLFGTVTGKRIAVLGFAFKADTNDTREAPAIRICQDLLEEGAQLAIYDPKVPETQIASDLGCQPLTAPLGSPLSGDGVWHRVTTPAEAVAQADAVLILTEWTSFAELNWQDLAGRMRKPAWLFDARSIADLAAAQAAGLQVWRVGCG encoded by the coding sequence ATGATCCGCACCATTTGCTGCATTGGCGCCGGCTACGTGGGTGGCCCGACCATGGCGGTAATCGCGGATCGCTGTCCCGAGATCCAGGTCACGGTGGTGGACCTCAACCAGGCGCGGATTGATGCCTGGAACAACCCGGATCTCTCCAAGCTGCCGGTGTACGAGCCGGGGCTAGATGCCGTCGTTGGTCGTTGCCGTGGACGAAATCTCCACTTCACAACCGCAGTCGACGCTGCAATTGCGGCGGCTGACATGGTCTTCTTGTCGGTGAACACCCCCACAAAGACGAAGGGTGTCGGCGCCGGGCAGGCGAGTGACTTGCGCTGGATTGAAGCCTCCGCACGCCAAGTGGCGGCCTGCGCTCAGGGTCACACGATCGTGGTCGAGAAGAGCACCCTGCCGGTGCGCACGGCCGAGACAGTGAAGGCCATCCTTAATGCCGCCCAAGGGGAGGTTGCGGGAGCGGGTACTCCCAAAACCTTCTCGGTGCTGTCCAACCCAGAATTCTTGGCTGAGGGCACCGCGATCCCCGATTTGGAGGCCCCTGATCGCGTCTTGATTGGCGGGGAAGACCCCGCCTCGATTGATGCGCTCGCCAGCGTCTATGGCCACTGGGTTCCTCAGGAGCGCATCCTGCGCACCAACCTCTGGAGCTCTGAGCTCTCCAAACTCACCGCCAACGCGTTCTTGGCGCAGCGCATCAGCTCGATCAACTCCATTGCCGCCCTCTGCGAGGCCACCGGCGCTGACGTCAATGAGGTAGCCCATGCCATTGGCGCTGATAGCCGCATCGGCGCCAAGTTCCTCAAAGCTGGCCCTGGTTTTGGCGGCAGCTGCTTCCAGAAGGACATCCTCAACCTGGTGTACCTCTGCGGTCACTACGGCCTCCACGACGTTGCGGCCTATTGGCAGAGCGTGGTGGAGCTCAACAGCTGGCAGCAGCACCGCATCGCTCAGCTGGTGGTGCAGAAGTTGTTCGGAACCGTGACCGGTAAGCGCATCGCTGTTCTTGGTTTTGCCTTCAAAGCGGACACCAACGACACCCGTGAAGCGCCTGCAATTCGCATCTGCCAAGACCTCCTGGAAGAAGGTGCCCAACTGGCCATCTACGACCCCAAGGTCCCCGAAACCCAGATCGCGTCTGACCTTGGTTGCCAGCCTCTGACCGCTCCCCTAGGCAGTCCCCTCAGCGGAGATGGCGTGTGGCACCGCGTGACCACACCTGCGGAGGCGGTGGCTCAGGCCGACGCGGTCCTGATCCTCACGGAGTGGACGAGTTTCGCGGAGCTCAACTGGCAGGACTTAGCTGGGCGGATGCGCAAGCCGGCTTGGCTGTTTGATGCTCGCTCCATCGCTGATCTGGCGGCTGCTCAAGCTGCTGGGCTGCAGGTTTGGCGCGTCGGTTGCGGCTGA
- a CDS encoding rhodanese-related sulfurtransferase yields the protein MSSLVMAFYGFTAMEGLPALQQELKALAEQGCVRGTILLAEEGVNGTISGPDAGVTAVLDRLRQLPGLEGLEAKFSRAEQQTFHRLKVRLKREIVTMGCPTVKPAEQVGTYVPPEQWNALIADPDTLVVDTRNRYEVEVGSFAGAIDPGTESFREFPAWVEQTLRPLVEETQPKAIAMFCTGGIRCEKSTAYLLQQGFENVHHLQGGILRYLEEIPEARSSWQGECYVFDQRVSVNHQLQPGSYSLCHACGLPVSPAQRLEPSYREGISCPHCIDRFSDADRERFAERQRQMHLARERGQQHLG from the coding sequence GTGAGCAGCCTGGTGATGGCCTTCTACGGCTTCACCGCCATGGAGGGACTGCCGGCGCTGCAGCAGGAGCTCAAGGCCCTGGCGGAGCAGGGGTGCGTGCGGGGCACGATCCTGCTGGCCGAAGAAGGGGTGAACGGCACCATCAGTGGCCCCGATGCCGGTGTGACGGCGGTCCTGGATCGGCTGCGGCAGCTGCCCGGCCTGGAGGGGCTTGAGGCCAAGTTCAGCCGCGCGGAGCAGCAGACCTTCCATCGGCTCAAGGTGCGGCTGAAGCGCGAGATCGTCACCATGGGCTGCCCCACGGTGAAGCCGGCCGAGCAGGTGGGGACCTATGTCCCACCCGAGCAGTGGAACGCCCTGATCGCCGATCCGGACACCTTGGTGGTGGACACGCGCAACCGCTACGAGGTCGAAGTGGGCAGCTTCGCCGGGGCGATTGATCCCGGGACGGAGAGCTTTCGGGAATTCCCCGCCTGGGTCGAGCAGACGCTGCGGCCGCTGGTGGAAGAGACACAACCCAAGGCGATTGCGATGTTCTGCACCGGCGGCATCCGTTGCGAGAAGAGTACGGCCTATTTGCTCCAGCAGGGCTTTGAGAACGTCCACCACCTGCAGGGCGGAATCCTGAGGTACCTCGAGGAGATCCCAGAGGCGCGCAGCAGCTGGCAGGGGGAGTGCTACGTCTTCGATCAGCGGGTGAGCGTCAATCACCAGCTGCAGCCCGGCAGCTACAGCCTCTGCCATGCCTGCGGTTTGCCGGTGTCCCCGGCCCAGCGTTTGGAGCCGAGCTATCGCGAAGGCATCAGCTGTCCCCATTGCATCGACCGCTTTAGTGACGCGGATCGTGAGCGTTTTGCCGAGCGCCAGCGCCAGATGCATTTGGCCCGCGAGCGCGGTCAGCAGCACCTCGGTTAG